One Mycobacteroides salmoniphilum DNA segment encodes these proteins:
- the gcvP gene encoding aminomethyl-transferring glycine dehydrogenase yields the protein MSFADRHIGPTAADIDTMLVTIGVASLDELAEKAVPASILDEQHGGLATGLDALPPAASEHEALDALRTLASQNTIAVSMIGQGYFDTLTPPVLRRNILENPAWYTAYTPYQPEISQGRLEALLNFQTMVAELTGLDIANASMLDEGTAAAEAMTLMHRAVKSGSNRLIVDADVYGQTAAVIATRAEPLGIEVVTADLTQGLPEGEFFGVIVQLPGASGLVRDWTSVISEAHQRGALVAVGADLLALTLIAPPGDIGADVAFGTTQRFGVPMGFGGPHAGYLAVHTAHARQLPGRLVGVSVDADGAPAYRLSLQTREQHIRRDKATSNICTAQVLLAVMAAMYASYHGPEGLRTIATRVHRNAQLLASGLTRGGHTVVHGQFFDTVLVHVPGKAAEIQAAAKAEGVNIWSPDGDHVSIACDEATTLPHLVSVLRGFGTDMFEGALEAPHPSDIATRDSDYLTHPAFNRYHSETDMMRYLRALSDKDIALDRSMIPLGSCTMKLNAAAEMEPITWPQFAAQHPFAPASDSRGLRTLIADLEGWLADITGYDNVSLQPNAGSQGEYAGLLAIRQYHIDRGESDREVCLIPSSAHGTNAASAALAGMRVVVVGCRGNGDVDLDDLRTKIAANASALAAIMITYPSTHGVYEHDIADICAAVHDAGGQVYVDGANLNALVGLARPGRFGGDVSHLNLHKTFCIPHGGGGPGVGPVAVRSHLAQYLPGHPYAEELPSGPPVSSAPYGSASILPITWAYIRMMGPDGLRAASLTAIASANYLARRLDEYYPVLYTGDSGMVAHECILDLRDITKNTGVTVDDVAKRLADYGFHAPTMSFPVAGTLMVEPTESESLAEVDAFCEAMIAIKAEIDKVGSGVWPVEDNPLRGAPHTAESLTADEWNHPYGRTEAAYPLGKGFRPKVWPPVRRIDGAYGDRNLVCSCPPIEAFAE from the coding sequence ATGTCTTTCGCCGATCGCCATATCGGTCCCACCGCCGCTGATATCGACACCATGCTTGTCACCATCGGCGTGGCCAGCCTCGATGAGCTCGCTGAGAAGGCCGTTCCGGCCAGCATCCTCGATGAGCAGCACGGCGGCCTCGCCACCGGCCTCGACGCGCTCCCGCCAGCGGCATCCGAGCACGAAGCTCTGGACGCGCTGCGCACACTTGCTAGCCAGAACACGATTGCCGTGTCGATGATCGGGCAGGGCTACTTCGACACGCTGACACCGCCGGTACTTCGCCGGAACATTCTGGAGAACCCAGCCTGGTATACCGCGTACACGCCGTACCAGCCGGAGATCAGTCAGGGACGCCTTGAGGCACTGCTGAACTTCCAAACCATGGTCGCCGAGCTCACCGGCCTCGACATCGCGAATGCCTCGATGCTTGACGAGGGTACGGCCGCTGCCGAGGCGATGACGCTCATGCATCGGGCCGTGAAGTCCGGGTCCAACCGTCTGATTGTCGATGCCGATGTGTACGGGCAGACCGCGGCCGTGATCGCTACCCGGGCCGAACCACTCGGCATCGAGGTGGTGACCGCCGATCTCACCCAAGGACTGCCCGAAGGCGAGTTCTTCGGCGTGATCGTGCAGCTGCCCGGCGCCTCCGGGCTGGTGCGCGACTGGACGTCGGTCATCTCCGAGGCTCATCAGCGTGGCGCGCTGGTGGCGGTCGGCGCCGACCTGCTGGCCCTCACCCTCATCGCCCCACCCGGCGACATTGGTGCCGACGTCGCCTTCGGCACCACCCAACGCTTTGGTGTGCCCATGGGATTCGGTGGCCCACATGCCGGATACCTCGCGGTACACACGGCGCACGCCCGGCAGCTTCCAGGACGCCTCGTCGGGGTGTCGGTGGACGCCGACGGGGCACCCGCGTACCGGCTCTCACTGCAGACCCGCGAACAGCACATCCGCCGCGACAAGGCGACCAGCAATATCTGTACCGCGCAGGTGCTGCTGGCGGTGATGGCCGCCATGTACGCGAGCTACCACGGGCCGGAAGGGTTGCGCACCATCGCCACCCGGGTGCACCGCAACGCACAGCTGCTGGCCTCCGGGCTGACGCGCGGGGGCCACACCGTGGTGCACGGACAATTCTTCGACACGGTGCTGGTGCACGTTCCCGGCAAGGCCGCAGAGATCCAGGCCGCCGCCAAGGCCGAAGGGGTCAACATTTGGAGCCCCGACGGCGACCACGTCTCGATCGCCTGTGATGAGGCGACAACGCTGCCGCACCTGGTGTCGGTGCTGCGGGGATTCGGGACCGATATGTTCGAGGGCGCCCTGGAAGCCCCGCACCCTTCGGATATCGCGACCCGTGACTCGGATTACCTGACGCATCCTGCCTTCAACCGCTACCACAGCGAGACCGACATGATGCGGTACCTGCGCGCGCTGTCGGACAAGGACATTGCGTTGGACCGCAGCATGATTCCGCTCGGATCCTGCACCATGAAGCTCAACGCCGCCGCTGAAATGGAACCCATCACCTGGCCGCAGTTCGCCGCTCAGCACCCGTTTGCGCCGGCGAGCGATTCTCGCGGCCTGCGCACGCTGATCGCCGACCTCGAAGGCTGGCTGGCCGATATCACCGGGTACGACAACGTGAGCCTGCAGCCCAACGCGGGATCACAGGGCGAGTACGCGGGGCTGCTGGCCATCCGGCAGTACCACATCGACCGCGGCGAGAGTGATCGTGAGGTGTGCCTGATTCCGTCGAGCGCCCATGGCACCAACGCCGCTTCGGCGGCACTGGCGGGCATGCGCGTCGTGGTGGTGGGCTGTCGCGGGAACGGCGATGTCGACCTGGATGACCTGCGCACCAAGATCGCGGCGAATGCCAGTGCGCTGGCGGCGATCATGATCACGTACCCGTCCACCCACGGTGTCTACGAGCACGATATCGCCGACATCTGTGCGGCGGTGCACGACGCCGGGGGACAGGTGTACGTCGACGGCGCGAACTTGAACGCCCTTGTGGGACTTGCCCGTCCTGGGCGCTTCGGCGGCGATGTGAGCCACCTGAACTTGCACAAGACGTTCTGCATCCCTCACGGCGGCGGCGGGCCCGGCGTCGGACCTGTCGCGGTGCGTAGCCACCTCGCGCAGTACCTGCCGGGGCACCCGTACGCCGAGGAACTACCGTCCGGACCTCCGGTGTCTTCGGCGCCCTATGGTTCGGCATCGATCCTGCCGATCACCTGGGCCTACATCCGGATGATGGGACCCGACGGCCTGCGGGCGGCGTCGCTGACCGCGATCGCCTCGGCCAACTACCTGGCACGCCGTCTCGATGAGTACTACCCGGTGCTCTACACCGGCGATAGCGGCATGGTGGCCCACGAGTGCATCTTGGACCTGCGGGACATCACGAAGAACACCGGCGTTACCGTCGACGATGTGGCTAAGCGCCTGGCCGACTACGGTTTCCACGCACCGACCATGAGCTTCCCGGTGGCTGGCACGCTCATGGTGGAGCCCACCGAGAGCGAGAGCCTGGCCGAGGTGGACGCCTTCTGCGAGGCGATGATCGCGATCAAGGCCGAGATCGACAAGGTCGGCTCCGGAGTGTGGCCGGTGGAGGACAACCCGCTGCGCGGGGCGCCGCACACCGCCGAATCTCTCACCGCCGACGAGTGGAACCACCCCTACGGCCGCACCGAGGCGGCGTACCCGCTGGGAAAGGGTTTCCGCCCCAAGGTGTGGCCGCCGGTGCGTCGCATCGACGGCGCCTACGGCGACCGCAACCTGGTGTGCTCCTGCCCACCGATCGAGGCCTTCGCCGAGTAG
- a CDS encoding substrate-binding domain-containing protein, translated as MGRHSASGSGSPNDRDDSDDWDADAEPEYVSSSGSEFDTGSLQRSHRSGGSNWGVSKGLVGVVAAVLVVAVSIGLWWYFDRRTTDNQAEASATCVHGDNTIAVVADPSIADRIGELSERFNKKHEVIGDYCFTVSVRPADTTNVIKGLTGQWPAELGAQPALWIPGSSISSARLKAAAKTNIVSDSRSLVSTPVVIATTPRLRQAIPADKSWADLPALQNVPNSLDGLGLPGWGSLRLALPSSGNADATQLAAEAVAAASVRPGDSPELGAGAAASLAATAPKLPANNLSDALGALLDGGEQPGAAVHSVVTTEQQLYARTRSNGDAKKVVAAWLPTGATPIADYPTVQLDGAWLSEEQHTAASQFARFLGDKDQLKDLAAAGFRVEGADLPSSDVVSFAKIEKPLSIEDKVRVALADGTSTGAGATTIMLDSSLSSEGVKLSDVTGALANRIRTVAPGSGVGLWTYDGKEGNTVVRLGAAADDVEGAPRSQSVADALTALQPTSNGAVAFTTLRNVYQEAVNSFRPNQVNSVLIVAGHSHTDQSLDGAGLIDTINRQKDPARPVRINVIDFGNDSDQQTWQTLAQQTGGAYQNLAASNSPELAAAITRFVS; from the coding sequence ATGGGCAGGCACAGCGCATCTGGGTCGGGTAGCCCAAACGATCGAGACGACAGCGACGATTGGGACGCGGACGCCGAGCCGGAATACGTGTCGAGCTCCGGTTCAGAGTTCGACACGGGCAGCTTGCAGCGGTCGCACCGCAGCGGCGGTAGCAACTGGGGCGTCAGCAAGGGACTGGTCGGCGTCGTTGCGGCTGTGCTCGTGGTGGCCGTGTCCATCGGACTGTGGTGGTACTTCGACAGGCGGACGACCGACAACCAAGCGGAGGCCTCCGCCACCTGCGTGCACGGGGACAACACCATCGCCGTGGTTGCCGACCCATCGATCGCGGACCGGATTGGCGAGTTGTCCGAACGATTCAACAAGAAGCACGAAGTGATCGGCGACTACTGCTTCACCGTCTCGGTGCGCCCGGCAGACACGACCAACGTGATCAAGGGACTGACAGGTCAGTGGCCCGCCGAGCTCGGTGCGCAACCGGCGCTGTGGATCCCGGGGAGCTCGATCTCCTCGGCACGGCTGAAGGCAGCGGCGAAGACCAACATCGTGAGTGACAGCCGGTCGTTGGTCAGTACGCCGGTCGTGATTGCGACGACCCCGAGGCTGCGCCAGGCCATTCCTGCCGATAAGAGCTGGGCGGATCTGCCTGCGCTGCAGAATGTTCCGAACTCGCTGGACGGTCTCGGCCTCCCCGGTTGGGGCTCGTTGCGATTGGCACTGCCGTCGAGCGGTAACGCCGATGCGACGCAGCTCGCCGCGGAAGCGGTGGCGGCCGCCAGTGTTCGTCCCGGTGATTCGCCCGAGCTCGGTGCCGGTGCGGCCGCGTCGTTGGCCGCGACGGCTCCCAAGCTGCCCGCGAACAATCTCTCCGATGCCCTGGGTGCTCTGCTTGACGGTGGCGAGCAGCCTGGTGCCGCGGTGCACTCTGTGGTCACCACAGAGCAGCAGCTCTATGCCCGCACCCGCAGCAACGGCGACGCCAAGAAGGTCGTCGCCGCATGGCTGCCCACCGGAGCGACCCCTATTGCCGACTACCCCACCGTGCAGCTGGATGGTGCGTGGCTCTCCGAGGAGCAGCACACCGCGGCAAGCCAATTCGCGCGTTTCCTAGGCGATAAGGATCAGCTCAAGGATCTCGCGGCGGCCGGTTTCCGTGTCGAGGGAGCGGATCTGCCCAGTAGCGATGTGGTGAGCTTCGCGAAGATCGAGAAGCCGCTGAGCATCGAGGACAAGGTTCGTGTCGCGCTGGCCGATGGCACCTCAACGGGCGCCGGGGCCACCACCATCATGTTGGATTCCTCGTTGTCCTCCGAGGGCGTGAAGTTGTCCGATGTGACTGGGGCACTTGCCAACCGCATCCGCACCGTTGCCCCGGGCTCTGGTGTCGGGCTCTGGACGTATGACGGCAAGGAAGGCAACACCGTTGTGCGGTTGGGTGCTGCCGCCGACGATGTCGAGGGCGCGCCCAGGTCGCAGAGTGTGGCCGACGCGTTGACGGCGCTGCAGCCGACGTCCAACGGTGCGGTGGCATTCACTACATTGCGCAATGTGTACCAGGAAGCGGTCAACAGCTTCCGTCCGAATCAAGTCAATTCGGTGCTGATCGTGGCGGGCCACTCGCACACCGATCAGAGCCTGGACGGCGCCGGCCTCATCGACACGATCAACCGACAGAAAGATCCGGCAAGGCCGGTGCGCATCAACGTGATTGACTTCGGCAACGACTCCGATCAGCAGACCTGGCAGACGCTCGCCCAGCAGACCGGCGGTGCCTACCAGAACCTGGCGGCCTCGAACAGCCCGGAGCTGGCCGCGGCTATCACGCGCTTCGTGTCCTAG